From one Sulfurimonas sp. genomic stretch:
- a CDS encoding response regulator, which produces MTMMKNNISENIKELKEKADGLSVLYVEDEDTLREKTSNLFKKIFPTVDVAKDGKEGLDRYKQKKYDIVVTDILMPNMDGFTLIKNILKDNDDQEIIISSAYNEEQYLDKAAELGISSYIYKPVKLNELVDVLNTSIEKIS; this is translated from the coding sequence ATGACGATGATGAAAAATAATATATCTGAAAATATAAAAGAATTAAAAGAGAAGGCTGATGGCTTATCAGTTCTTTATGTAGAAGATGAAGATACGTTACGTGAGAAAACATCTAACTTATTTAAAAAAATTTTTCCAACTGTAGATGTAGCCAAAGATGGAAAAGAAGGTTTAGATAGATATAAACAAAAAAAATACGATATAGTTGTAACAGATATTTTAATGCCTAATATGGATGGTTTTACGTTAATAAAGAATATTCTTAAAGATAATGATGACCAGGAAATAATTATATCTTCTGCATATAATGAAGAACAATATTTAGATAAAGCTGCAGAATTAGGTATAAGTAGCTATATTTATAAACCTGTAAAATTAAACGAATTGGTAGATGTTTTAAATACTTCTATTGAAAAAATAAGTTAA